A single window of Sphaerodactylus townsendi isolate TG3544 linkage group LG03, MPM_Stown_v2.3, whole genome shotgun sequence DNA harbors:
- the EFCAB12 gene encoding EF-hand calcium-binding domain-containing protein 12, with translation MPCVKFVPMERTGRRPERRSQRSPASCTARPAPSGAPAGTKRDGNIMPDELLKEGSEHNLDGFIQHCFKRYKLREKHPNVFFKLEPSRFGRVVSRRRIIIAPPMQGASLPRAKPPSPELLGQKQEMFAAQEHLKEVTKIPTEEDKVRELAAWIEDRKKLRNLLNQCADVELWLMEKESISDQEAKILRKIKEAKEVKKAQMNVQLAVATSSTEEQLPARKTKRTIPVVTAPYPESLITLQNLLQKQKLKLVDVFGKEDRSRTMNFKREDFIRIIEKTRVPVSKADLEDVVVYLTSTRKGQYITHSDLIESQKIWSDYLKEQWKQAKESKEGKSGTKGLPPTVPKVGPVTSKGLPSSCGKSKVEPSQKPASNYLEVPPTDLAPDRMQLSYNTMEEVGKRYREVRRRLKRKMNPLEWAENCRVVKTGDRVVDEHCKPSTIEGDMGELVDQHRMTCHLVWFQCVKLCEQYGVQLTEKLLKRALLYPGDRLLHYEGIWQKLRQPGGYYEVYDEETSRRKSRRESRSKSREQPKRPSKKKERKQERKPEKQLQKDNTTGCRWLSYTEFRNLTKWHSKRLRLATQNLWDDKSCSSLTSEAQEQFENLFTEREMRKMFRFLNPKTDPNSFWPGHVLDKLRLYLPQMKRDEGDALFSHVSRAHPVYPGTYHPHRSWPVSELKFVTYGDPDSRKNYYV, from the exons ATGCCATGCGTAAAGTTTGTTCCGATGGAGCGGACGGGTCGGCGACCGGAGAGGAGAAGTCAACGGAGCCCCGCGAGTTGCACGGCGCGCCCTGCGCCCAGCGGTGCCCCTGCTGGAACGAAACG TGATGGCAACATCATGCCTGACGAGTTGCTTAAAGAAGGATCAGAGCACAACTTGGATGGGTTTATTCAGCATTGCTTTAAACGCTACAAGCTTAGAGAGAAAcatccaaatgttttctttaaacTGGAACCAAGTCGATTTGGCCGAGTGGTATCTAGACGTCGCATTATTATTGCCCCACCTATGCAAGGGGCATCTCTTCCTAGGGCCAAACCACCATCACCCGAATTGTTGGGTCAAAAGCAGGAAATGTTCGCTGCCCAAGAACATCTTAAGGAAGTTACTAAAATCCCTACAGAGGAGGATAAAGTTAGAGAATTGGCAGCTTGGATTGAAGACAGGAAGAAATTGCGGAATCTATTGAACCAATGTGCAGATGTTGAGTTGTGGCTGATGGAAAAAGAATCCATCAGTGACCAGGAAGCCAAAATCCTCAGAAAAATTAAGGAGGCCAAAGAAGTGAAGAAGGCCCAGATGAATGTCCAGTTAGCTGTTGCTACCAGCAGTACCGAG gaGCAACTGCCAGCAAGAAAGACAAAGAGAACCATCCCTGTCGTCACAGCTCCCTACCCAGAATCTCTCATTACCCTGCAAAATCTTCTGCAAAAGCAGAAACTCAAGCTGGTGGATGTATTCGGCAAAGAAGATCGGTCCAGGACCATGAATTTCAAGAGAGAAGACTTCATCAGAATCATTGAAAAG ACAAGGGTGCCTGTCAGTAAAGCTGACTTGGAGGATGTGGTCGTCTACCTCACTTCTACAAGGAAAGGGCAGTATATAACCCACAGTGATCTGATTGAGAGTCAGAAAATATGGTCTGATTACCTAAAGGAGCAATGGAAACAGGCGAAAGAATCCAAAGAGGGCAAATcag GTACAAAAGGGCTCCCACCTACTGTCCCAAAAGTTGGCCCTGTGACTTCAAAGGGTCTTCCATCAAGCTGTGGCAAGTCTAAAGTTGAACCATCTCAGAAACCTGCATCAAACTACTTGGAAGTCCCCCCCACTGACCTGGCACCGGACCGTATGCAACTATCTTATAATACAATGGAAGAGGTTGGGAAGAGATACAGAGAAGTGAGACGGCGGCTGAAG AGGAAGATGAACCCCTTAGAATGGGCAGAAAATTGTCGAGTGGTGAAGACTGGAGACCGGGTTGTGGATGAGCATTGCAAGCCGAGCACTATTGAGGGTGACATGGGAGAACTGGTGGACCAGCATCGGATGACTTGCCACCTGGTCTGGTTTCAGTGCGTCAAGCTTTGTGAACAATACGGAGTTCAGCTTACTGAAAAACTGCTGAAAAGAG CTCTTCTTTACCCAGGGGATAGATTATTACATTATGAGGGTATCTGGCAAAAGTTAAGACAGCCAGGAGGTTATTATGAAGTTTATGATGAAGAAACGTCAAGGCGCAAATCAAGGAGAGAATCAAGGAGTAAATCACGAGAACAGCCAAAAAGGCCttccaagaaaaaagaaag aAAACAAGAGAGAAAGCCTGAAAAGCAACTGCAGAAGGACAACACTACTGGGTGCCGCTGGTTATCGTACACAGAGTTTAGGAACCTCACGAA ATGGCACTCAAAAAGACTGCGGCTTGCTACACAAAATCTTTGGGATGACAAGTCCTGTAGCAGTTTAACTAGTGAGGCTCAAGAACAGTTTGAAAACCTATTCACTGAAAG GGAAATGAGAAAAATGTTTCGCTTCCTCAATCCCAAGACAGATCCCAACAGCTTCTGGCCAGGACATGTTCTAGACAAACTGCGTCTGTACCTACCCCAGATGAAACGTGATGAAGGAGATGCTCTGTTCAGCCATGTTTCTCGTGCACATCCTGTCTATCCTGGCACTTATCATCCTCACCGCAGCTGGCCAGTCAGTGAGCTGAAGTTTGTGACCTATGGTGATCCAGATTCCCGAAAGAATTATTATGTTTGA